In Cottoperca gobio chromosome 1, fCotGob3.1, whole genome shotgun sequence, a genomic segment contains:
- the pdia2 gene encoding protein disulfide-isomerase A2 has translation MRTHTLLSITLLGLLLWASCTQADDADDTDATQEDTSKEMTEETAGEEEETTEAPKKEKTTEIEEENNVMILHINNFATALSENQYLLVEFYAPWCGHCKKLEPVYAEAAGKLKGEEATIRLAKVEATEEKELAEEFNVGGFPTLKLFMNGDRKQPIEFTGKRSAEGIIQWMKRRAGPGAPVLDSADSAAQFIDSHNVTVVGFFDNLESEVAKVFKELALDFTDAEFAVSASPEVFQKYEVKANSVVLFKKFDDGRADFSLSEEGKLDKKNLTTFIKDNSLELIIPFSQETAEQIFTSKILVHSLLFINSSVQSQTALMDESKTIAKEFKGKMMFVVLDVTEALSHVLKYFGVSESDVPTVRIINMDTGHKFNTASGDFTVNSLRQLCQDVVDGTAKPYYRSEEIPEDWNKGHVKVLVGKNFESVALDPTKNVFVEFYAPWCGHCKELTPIWEQLAEKYADKEDIIIAKMDSTANEVESVSVDGFPTLKYFPAGGKEVVDYTGNRDLETLSKFLDDGGVLPIEEETFEEEESFEEEDEDKGADESAEVPTNITSKDEL, from the exons ATGAGGACGCACACGCTTCTGTCCATAACTCTGCTGGGCCTGCTGCTGTGGGCCTCCTGCACCCAGGCCGACGACGCTGACGACACCGACGCCACGCAAGAAGACACATCGAAGGAGATGACAGAAGAgactgcaggagaggaggaggaaaccacAGAGGCACCAAAGAAGGAGAAAACTACAGAGATAGAAGAGGAGAACAATGTGATGATTCTGCACATCAACAACTTTGCCACAGCTCTCAGCGAGAATCAGTATCTACTGGTTGAGTTCT atgctCCCTGGTGTGGCCACTGTAAAAAGCTGGAGCCTGTGTACGCAGAGGCTGCTGGGAAGCTGAAGGGGGAGGAAGCTACGATCCGTTTGGCCAAAGTGGAAGCGACGGAGGAAAAGGAGCTGGCCGAAGAGTTTAACGTCGGAGGCTTCCCAACTCTGAAACTGTTCATGAACGGAGACCGAAAGCAGCCCATCGAATTCACTG GTAAGAGGTCCGCAGAGGGAATAATCCAGTGGATGAAGCGTCGTGCAGGCCCCGGTGCTCCTGTGCTCGACTCTGCAGACTCTGCAGCTCAGTTCATCGATTCCCATAACGTCACTGTCGTAGGGTTCTTTGAT AATCTGGAGAGTGAGGTGGCCAAGGTGTTCAAGGAGCTTGCTTTGGATTTTACTGACGCAGAATTTGCTGTGTCAGCGAGTCCGGAGGTTTTCCAGAAGTATGAAGTAAAAGCCAACTCGGTGGTGCTCTTCAAAAAG tttgATGACGGCAGAGCAGACTTCTCATTGTCAGAAGAAGGGAAGCTGGACAAAAAAAATCTGACCACCTTCATCAAGGACAACAGCCTGGAGCTGATCATCCCCTTCAGCCAggag actGCAGAGCAGATCTTCACCTCCAAAATCCTCGTGCACAGCCTGCTGTTCATCAACTCCTCTGTGCAGAGTCAGACAGCCCTGATGGACGAATCCAAGACCATCGCCAAAGAGTTCAAGGGCAag ATGATGTTTGTTGTGCTCGACGTGACAGAAGCCCTGTCCCATGTGCTGAAATACTTTGGCGTGTCCGAGAGTGATGTCCCCACTGTACGCATTATCAACATGGACACAGGACACAAGTTCAACACTGCTTCCGGGGATTTCACTGTAAATTCCCTGAGACAGTTGTGCCAGGACGTTGTGGACGGCACTGccaag CCCTATTACCGGTCTGAGGAGATCCCAGAGGACTGGAATAAAGGACACGTCAAAGTCCTGGTGGGGAAGAATTTTGAGTCTGTTGCTCTGGACCCGACCAAAAACGTCTTTGTGGAGTTCT atgcTCCGTGGTGTGGACACTGTAAGGAACTGACTCCTATCTGGGAACAGCTGGCGGAAAAGTATGCCGACAAAGAAGACATCATCATAGCCAAGATGGACTCCACGGCCAACGAGGTGGAGTCTGTTTCCGTTGACGGATTCCCAACGCTCAAATACTTCCCTGCTGGTGGCAAAGAG GTGGTCGACTACACTGGAAATAGAGATCTGGAGACCTTGTCTAAGTTCCTGGATGATGGAGGAGTGTTGCCTATAGAGGAAGAAACGTTTGAGGAGGAAGAAAGTtttgaggaggaagatgaggataAG ggAGCTGATGAGTCTGCAGAGGTACCGACCAACATAACATCTAAAGATGAGCTGTGA